Proteins encoded within one genomic window of bacterium:
- a CDS encoding DUF5679 domain-containing protein: MNDKVEAYCVKCKAKQEMVEAKEVEMKNGRKAMQGKCGKCGTGMYKILGGKK, from the coding sequence ATGAACGATAAAGTGGAGGCTTACTGCGTGAAGTGCAAGGCGAAACAAGAGATGGTCGAGGCCAAGGAAGTTGAAATGAAAAACGGCCGGAAGGCCATGCAGGGCAAATGCGGCAAATGCGGGACGGGGATGTATAAGATCCTGGGCGGCAAGAAATAG